A stretch of Cicer arietinum cultivar CDC Frontier isolate Library 1 chromosome 5, Cicar.CDCFrontier_v2.0, whole genome shotgun sequence DNA encodes these proteins:
- the LOC101491563 gene encoding uncharacterized protein, producing the protein MDRSWMNANRLSEVYQKGVEELLEFALKKLFKNEGKFYCPCVKCLNGNPLHFEEIRNHLICYGICQTYTKWTWHGDSLNMTNVSEREEVREDMDNRLEDMILVIGQEYFQRAHVFDSLCNDKEEALYPGCTNFTRLSAVLRLFNLKARNGWTDKNFTELLELLKEMLPEDNTLPNRYYDAKEILCPMGMEYKKIHACPNDFILYRNEFEELNQCPVCGLSRYKVKDGDSNCDESTTGPPAKVLWYLPIIPRFKRLFVNVNDAKNIRWHADERQRDGQLRHPADSLQWKKVDELYPEFGNEPRNLRLGLATDGMNPYGNLSSNHSSWPVLLIIYNLPPSICMKRKYIMLSMMISGPRQPGNDIDVYLSPLIEDLRILWEEGVEVFDGYSCDYFKMHAMLFCTINDFPAYGNLSGYSVKGHKACPICEEDTCYLQLKHGRKTVYVGHRRFLKPNHPYRRFRKAFNGDQENRIAPKALTGEQIYQRLKDVNVKFGKNKKQSH; encoded by the coding sequence ATGGATCGTAGTTGGATGAATGCTAATCGTTTAAGTGAAGTGTATCAGAAAGGTGTGGAAGAACTTTTAGaatttgctttaaaaaaacttttcaaaaatgAAGGAAAGTTTTATTGTCCTTGTGTTAAATGTTTAAATGGAAACCCATTACACTTTGAAGAAATAAGAAATCATCTTATTTGTTATGGAATATGCCAAACTTATACAAAATGGACATGGCATGGTGATTCGTTAAACATGACAAATGTATCAGAAAGAGAAGAAGTTCGTGAAGATATGGACAATCGGCTTGAGGACATGATTCTTGTTATTGGACAAGAGTATTTTCAGCGTGCACATGTTTTTGATAGTTTGTGCAACGACAAAGAAGAGGCTTTGTATCCGGGATGCACTAACTTCACACGGTTGTCTGCAGTGCTGAGATTGTTCAACTTGAAAGCGAGAAATGGATGGACAGACAAAAACTTCACGGAACTGCttgagttgttgaaagaaatgcTTCCTGAAGATAACACATTGCCAAACCGTTATTATGATGCAAAGGAGATATTGTGTCCAATGGGTATGGAGTATAAGAAAATACATGCATGCCCTAATGATTTCATACTATACCGAAATGAGTTTGAAGAGTTGAACCAATGTCCCGTGTGTGGGTTATCACGCTATAAAGTGAAGGATGGTGATTCCAATTGCGATGAAAGCACAACAGGTCCTCCTGCAAAGGTGTTATGGTATCTTCCAATAATTCCAAGGTTCAAACGATTATTCGTTAATGTGAATGATGCAAAGAATATTAGATGGCATGCTGATGAGAGACAACGTGATGGACAACTTCGTCATCCAGCTGATTCATTACAATGGAAGAAAGTTGATGAAttgtatcctgaattcgggaatGAGCCAAGAAATCTTAGACTTGGACTTGCCACAGATGGAATGAACCCATACGGTAACTTAAGTAGTAACCATAGTTCATGGCCCGTTCTCTTAATTATCTACAATCTACCTCCTTCAATTTGCATGAAGCGCAAATACATTATGTTATCTATGATGATTTCGGGTCCAAGGCAACCTGGAAATGACATTGATGTTTATCTAAGTCCATTGATCGAAGACTTGAGAATTCTTTGGGAGGAAGGAGTTGAAGTGTTTGATGGTTATTCttgtgattattttaaaatgcatGCAATGTTATTTTGCACCATCAATGATTTTCCTGCGTATGGAAACTTGAGTGGTTATAGTGTTAAGGGACATAAAGcgtgtcctatatgtgaagaagACACATGCTACCTCCAATTAAAACATGGAAGGAAGACTGTTTACGTTGGACATCGAAGATTTCTTAAACCTAATCACCCATATCGTAGGTTCAGAAAAGCATTTAATGGAGATCAAGAGAATCGAATTGCTCCAAAAGCATTAACTGGGGAGCAAATTTATCAAAGGTTGAAGGATGTCAATGTTAAATTTggaaagaataaaaaacaatcccattga
- the LOC140920387 gene encoding LOW QUALITY PROTEIN: uncharacterized protein (The sequence of the model RefSeq protein was modified relative to this genomic sequence to represent the inferred CDS: inserted 1 base in 1 codon) — protein MKDLKLVGLKSHDCHVLMQQLLPVAIRGILPKKVRDVLTRLCLFFNAICSKAIDPKKLDELENEAVIILCQLEMYFPPSFFDIKVHLIVHIVREIRLCGPVYLRWMYPIERYMKILKGYVKNPNHPEASIVQRYIPEEAIEFCSDYMSKADTIGVPKSRHEDSCTGKGIRGLKIMSMRREELLQAHLYIFNNTEEVQPYLSAQKNIVKEKHLRMNEKWLLNEHNKTFLKWFKETILTDNTCSVTLKWLADGPNFDVITWTGYDINNFTFYTKGQDDKSTMQNSGVMVVAESMHFSSSKDKNPVVASISYFGIIEEIWDVDFIKFKVPVFKCKWIDINNGVKIDEFGFTLVDLEKVAYKDEPFIMASQARQVFYVSDPSNKKWSMRHMGDPSASSQNGSDSNSTQKKSRRGTRMTKLLQKCKDGDKLSIDFDQSTGMPIGHNRKSYQDFCGSLARDKVSILTNEWDEVHEDVXEKIWATIDEKWNVPNNEFIKMKCFQYMGEHWRAFKVTLTRRYLNNGDLSHKSPVDVYPFIDDEIWQAFIKTREDPSFQEKRKNAQMIQSFNKYPHKLSRGGYALLEKKMIQEKLKERQKSAGDSEVSPPSPPSRHEMWKRARQTPSGEYTSEETRLIVEKIDSLVEQTSQGNFHQKGRQDILSEAIGRPEHPGRVRAVGRGVGIRQYFGSHSRPSSTPPIMSSDQIEIIKAELTKVIREQVMQDISSMAFSKQNNNSPIGSPNTTLHASTKGSCSGVPHILDEEDDIPEHCELYIDRHTHIVAYADVYKLGPTIHNQLLNNDMVRVVVTKVLDANAQVPMPTDEVSTVGQAPNNFIQCQRQASNYECGYYVMLHMWNIVTAGIVDSWMQIFDDSRSFHPDQIKEVQERCVDFILKLIEENDGA, from the exons ATGAAAGATCTAAAATTAGTTGGTTTAAAGTCTCATGATTGCCATGTATTAATGCAACAACTACTACCAGTGGCTATTCGTGGAATATTGCCTAAAAAAGTGAGAGATGTTTTAACTAGGTTGTGCTTATTCTTCAATGCCATATGTAGCAAAGCCATTGATCCTAAAAAATTAGATGAGTTGGAAAATGAAGCTGTTATTATTTTGTGCCAACTGGAGATGTATTTTCCTCCTTCTTTTTTTGACATTAAGGTTCACTTAATTGTTCATATAGTGAGAGAAATTAGATTATGTGGTCCTGTTTATTTAAGGTGGATGTATCCAATTGAGCGATACATGAAGATCTTAAAAGGGTATGTAAAGAATCCAAATCATCCTGAAGCATCTATTGTTCAAAGGTACATCCCAGAAGAGGCTATTGAGTTTTGTTCAGACTATATGTCAAAAGCAGATACTATAGGAGTTCCTAAGTCTCGTCATGAGGATAGTTGCACAGGTAAGGGCATACGAGGTTTAAAAATTATGAGCATGAGGCGTGAGGAGTTACTTCAAGcacatttgtatatatttaataatactGAGGAGGTTCAACCTTACCTTTCTGCTCAGAAAAATATTGTCAAGGAAAAACATCTTCGGATGAATGAAAAATGGTTGTTGAATGAGCATAACAAGACTTTCTTAAAGTGGTTTAAAGAAACCATTTTAACAGATAATACATGTTCTGTTACATTAAAATGGCTAGCAGACGGGCCTAATTTTGATGTTATAACTTGGACCGGCTacgatataaataattttaccttCTATACAAAGGGTCAAGATGACAAAAGTAcaatgcaaaatagtggagttaTGGTTGTTGCTGAGTCAATGCACTTTTCAAgttcaaaagataaaaatccTGTTGTGGCATCAATATCTTACTTTGGGATCATTGAAGAGATTTGGGATGTCGATTTTATTAAGTTTAAAGTTCCTGTTTTTAAAtgtaaatggattgacataaacaATGGGGttaaaattgatgaatttgGTTTTACATTGGTAGACCTTGAAAAAGTAGCTTATAAGGATGAGCCATTTATTATGGCATctcaagcaagacaagtgttttatgttagTGACCCTTCTAACAAAAAGTGGTCAATG aGACACATGGGTGATCCCTCAGCTTCTTCACAAAATGGATCAGATTCTAACTCTACCCAAAAAAAGAGTAGACGCGGTACACGGATGACAAAGTTGTTACAAAAGTGTAAGGATGGTGATAAGTTATCAATTGATTTTGATCAATCAACTGGAATGCCTATAGGTCATAACAGGAAAAGTTATCAAGATTTT TGTGGTTCCCTTGCTCGAGACAAAGTCAGTATTTTAACCAATGAATGGGATGAAGTACATGAAGACG ATGAAAAAATTTGGGCAACAATcgat GAAAAATGGAATGTTCCtaataatgaatttattaaaatgaaatgttTTCAATATATGGGTGAGCATTGGAGGGCATTTAAAGTTACATTAACAAGGAGATACTTAAATAATGGGGACCTGAGTCATAAATCTCCTGTTGATGTATATCCTTTTATTGATGATGAAATATGGCAAGCGTTCATTAAGACGAGAGAGGATCCTTCCTTTCAG GAGAAAAGAAAGAACGCACAAATGATTCAATCTTTTAATAAGTACCCCCACAAATTATCTCGTGGGGGATACGCATTGCTAGAGAAGAAAATGATTCAagagaaattaaaagaaagaCAAAAGTCAGCTGGAGATTCAGAAGTTTCACCTCCATCTCCACCATCGCGCCATGAGATGTGGAAGAGAGCCCGACAAACACCATCAGGAGAGTACACATCAGAAGAAACACGTCTTATTGttgaaaaaatt gATTCTCTTGTGGAACAAACATCTCAAGGAAACTTCCATCAAAAAGGACGTCAAGATATTTTGTCAGAAGCTATTGGGCGACCAGAACACCCTGGTCGTGTTCGGGCAGTTGGTAGAGGTGTGGGGATTCGCCAATACTTTGGATCACATTCTCGTCCATCCTCTACTCCACCTATTATGAGTAGCGACCAAATAGAGATCATAAAAGCAGAGCTTACTAAGGTGATTAGAGAGCAAGTGATGCAAGATATATCATCTATGGCTTTCTCTAAACAAAACAATAATTCCCCAATTGGCTCTCCTAATACCACTTTACATGCAAGCACAAAAGGTAGTTGTTCTGGTGTGCCACATATACTAGATGAAGAGGACGATATCCCAGAACATTGTGAATTATATATTGATAGACATACTCATATTGTGGCATATGCTGATGTGTACAAGTTAGGACCCACTATACACAATCAACTTCTAAATAATGATATGGTGAGGGTTGTGGTTACGAAGGTGCTAGATGCAAATGCTCAAGTACCTATGCCCACTGATGAGGTGTCAACAGTTGGTCAAGCCCCCAACAATTTTATTCAATG tCAAAGACAAGCTTCAAATTATGAGTGTGGCTATTATGTCATGTTACATATGTGGAACATTGTAACAGCTGGTATTGTTGATTCATGGATGCAA atatTTGACGACTCGAGATCATTTCATCCGgatcaaattaaagaagttCAAGAACGTTGTgtggattttattttgaaattaattgaagaaaatgacggTGCTTGA